A stretch of the Candidatus Syntrophosphaera sp. genome encodes the following:
- a CDS encoding aminopeptidase: MKTKKEEKQTGLLYERKNFWKDAPASQIKQALAFSGPYRDFLNQAKTEREAVAYTEALLKEHKFRALPAAKGSKRVYSIFRGKTIAMAVLGSEPLSKGINMVASHIDAPRVDLKQNPLYEDKSSGMACMRTHYYGGIKKYQWVSTPLALHGIVVKADGSVLEICIGEKDDDPVFIIPDLLPHLARKEQYTKNLAEAIDASKLNLVFSGRQEPGSEEKEALKAYALKLLNQKYGITERDFISAELELVPATPARDAGLDSSMVVGYGQDDRICAYTALRALLDNLEAKPKRTMVVYFSDKEEVGSQGNTGAHSVFIQDFIAGLLRHNGESDSSSNLRQTFINSQILSGDVTAAVDPNYPNVHERQNAVLFSHGIGISKFTGSGGKSGCNDANAEFTAKVIRIFDSAKVFWQMGELGKVDEGGGGTIAYIMANLGAEVIDCGTGLMGMHSLYELCSKADLYSTYAGYKAFLIAT; encoded by the coding sequence TTGAAAACCAAGAAAGAAGAAAAACAGACCGGCCTGCTCTATGAGCGCAAGAACTTTTGGAAGGACGCGCCCGCGTCACAGATCAAACAAGCACTGGCCTTTTCCGGCCCTTACCGCGATTTCCTGAACCAGGCCAAGACCGAACGCGAGGCCGTGGCCTACACCGAGGCTCTGCTCAAGGAGCACAAATTCCGTGCCCTGCCAGCCGCGAAAGGCAGCAAGAGGGTCTATTCCATCTTCCGCGGCAAGACCATCGCCATGGCTGTCCTGGGCTCGGAACCTCTGAGCAAGGGTATAAACATGGTGGCCTCGCATATCGACGCTCCCCGGGTCGACCTCAAACAAAATCCCCTCTATGAGGACAAATCCAGCGGCATGGCCTGCATGCGCACCCATTATTACGGCGGGATCAAGAAATACCAGTGGGTCTCCACACCCCTTGCCCTGCACGGCATCGTGGTCAAGGCGGATGGCAGCGTGTTGGAGATCTGCATCGGTGAAAAGGACGATGACCCGGTCTTCATCATTCCGGACCTGTTGCCCCATCTGGCCCGCAAGGAGCAGTATACAAAGAACCTGGCCGAGGCGATCGACGCCTCGAAGCTGAACCTTGTCTTCAGCGGCAGGCAGGAGCCCGGCTCCGAGGAAAAAGAGGCTCTCAAGGCCTACGCCCTCAAGCTTTTGAACCAAAAATACGGCATCACCGAAAGGGATTTCATCTCGGCCGAACTGGAACTCGTGCCGGCGACCCCGGCCCGGGACGCGGGGCTGGATTCCTCGATGGTGGTGGGTTACGGCCAGGATGACCGCATCTGCGCCTACACAGCGCTGCGGGCTCTGCTGGACAACCTGGAGGCCAAGCCCAAACGCACGATGGTGGTCTATTTCTCGGATAAGGAGGAAGTCGGCAGCCAGGGCAACACCGGCGCCCACTCCGTCTTTATCCAGGATTTCATTGCCGGGCTGCTCCGCCACAACGGCGAGTCGGACAGCAGTTCCAACCTGCGCCAGACCTTCATCAATTCCCAGATCCTTTCCGGAGACGTCACCGCCGCCGTGGACCCCAACTATCCCAATGTCCACGAGCGCCAGAATGCCGTGCTGTTCAGCCATGGCATCGGCATCTCCAAATTCACTGGCAGCGGTGGGAAATCCGGCTGTAACGACGCCAACGCGGAATTCACTGCCAAAGTGATCCGCATCTTCGATTCCGCCAAAGTCTTCTGGCAGATGGGCGAACTGGGCAAGGTCGATGAAGGCGGCGGCGGAACCATCGCCTACATCATGGCCAACCTCGGCGCGGAAGTGATCGACTGCGGGACCGGCCTGATGGGCATGCACTCGCTCTACGAGCTTTGCAGCAAGGCTGACCTGTATTCCACCTACGCAGGATATAAAGCGTTCCTTATCGCCACTTAA
- a CDS encoding transcription elongation factor GreA yields MDLSLFITNEGMDKIQRRIQYLMAEERPEVIKALMIAREFGDLSENAEYKAAREKQRQIDHEIDHLRRRAAHLKVVDISAIPRDKVRFGSICHTQDQDTGEEICYQVVGVDELNFYDREGVQPVSVLSPIGKALLGKQTGEMALVKAPMGERQLRVVEIL; encoded by the coding sequence ATGGACCTGAGCCTGTTTATCACCAACGAAGGCATGGACAAGATCCAGCGCCGCATCCAGTACCTGATGGCCGAGGAGCGTCCGGAAGTGATCAAAGCGCTGATGATCGCCCGCGAGTTCGGAGACCTCAGCGAAAACGCCGAATACAAAGCCGCCCGGGAAAAGCAGCGCCAGATAGATCACGAGATTGACCACCTGCGCCGCCGGGCTGCCCACTTGAAAGTGGTGGACATAAGTGCCATTCCCAGGGACAAAGTGCGCTTCGGCTCCATCTGCCACACCCAGGATCAGGACACCGGAGAAGAGATCTGCTACCAGGTTGTGGGAGTGGACGAACTGAATTTCTACGACCGGGAGGGAGTCCAGCCCGTCTCGGTTCTGTCCCCGATCGGCAAGGCACTCCTGGGCAAGCAAACAGGGGAAATGGCACTGGTCAAAGCGCCGATGGGCGAGCGGCAGCTCCGAGTAGTGGAAATACTTTAG